In Nocardioides cavernae, a single genomic region encodes these proteins:
- a CDS encoding sensor histidine kinase yields MALGERDPGRALSTDATVGAHAMSQSSERYSSMFTHHPHAAYSVDTRGYFTDANDRSLEMTGLSLAEMRQTHFAQVIHPEDLHLIQDGFDRAMAGDPQVVEARVVRVDGEVIDVRCTAIPVIVADEVVGVHGVTEDVTEAKRILRELEEANAAKTLFLATVSHEVRTPLAALVGASELLIDTDLPPEPEHFARIVHRSGERLMHLVQEILEFSGLEARQTVLRRVPVDVRAIIADVTSWAVPLAESQGLAITLAVDEGVPATGLGDTRRITQVVTNLVQNAIAYTEHGSVDVRVSGRPCSADGPGVGSWVEVRVRDTGIGIADDDLRTLFDPFVQADPQSAGDRLGVGLGLAICRELVDLMSGHLAVESTLGEGSTFTFGLPLPPA; encoded by the coding sequence ATGGCTCTCGGTGAGCGCGACCCCGGTCGCGCCTTGTCGACCGACGCGACCGTGGGCGCGCATGCGATGTCCCAGAGCAGCGAGCGCTACTCCTCGATGTTCACCCACCACCCCCATGCCGCCTACTCGGTGGACACGCGGGGCTACTTCACCGACGCCAACGACCGGTCGCTGGAGATGACCGGGCTGAGCCTCGCGGAGATGCGGCAGACCCACTTCGCGCAGGTCATCCACCCCGAGGACCTGCACCTCATCCAGGACGGTTTCGACCGGGCCATGGCGGGCGATCCGCAGGTGGTCGAGGCACGGGTGGTGCGCGTGGACGGGGAGGTCATCGACGTCCGCTGCACGGCGATCCCGGTGATCGTCGCCGACGAGGTCGTCGGCGTGCACGGGGTGACCGAGGACGTCACCGAGGCCAAGCGGATCCTGCGCGAGCTCGAGGAGGCCAACGCCGCCAAGACCCTCTTCCTGGCCACGGTGAGCCACGAGGTCCGTACGCCGCTGGCCGCGCTGGTGGGCGCGTCCGAGCTGCTGATCGACACGGATCTGCCGCCCGAGCCCGAGCACTTCGCCCGGATCGTGCACCGCTCCGGGGAGCGCCTCATGCACCTGGTGCAGGAGATCCTGGAGTTCTCCGGGCTCGAGGCGCGCCAGACCGTGCTGCGGAGGGTGCCCGTCGACGTACGCGCGATCATCGCCGACGTGACGTCGTGGGCGGTCCCGCTCGCCGAGTCGCAGGGCCTCGCCATCACCCTGGCCGTCGACGAGGGGGTCCCCGCGACCGGCCTCGGCGACACCCGGCGCATCACGCAGGTCGTCACCAACCTCGTCCAGAACGCCATCGCCTACACCGAGCACGGCTCGGTCGACGTGCGTGTCAGCGGTCGCCCCTGCTCCGCGGACGGCCCGGGCGTCGGCAGCTGGGTGGAGGTCCGGGTCCGCGACACCGGGATCGGGATCGCGGACGACGACCTCCGCACTCTCTTCGACCCGTTCGTCCAGGCCGACCCGCAGTCCGCGGGCGACCGCCTCGGGGTCGGCCTCGGCCTGGCGATCTGCCGCGAGCTGGTCGACCTGATGAGCGGTCACCTCGCCGTCGAGTCCACCCTCGGTGAGGGCAGCACCTTCACCTTCGGCCTCCCGCTGCCGCCCGCCTGA
- the meaB gene encoding methylmalonyl Co-A mutase-associated GTPase MeaB — MRAQRASKPVDVPALVAGVRAGQRAAVARAITLVESSRPEHRVAARELLTELAATGRPMATRVGISGVPGVGKSTFIEALGTRLTGSGHRVGVLAVDPSSVRTGGSVLGDKTRMATLSVDPDAFIRPSPSAGTLGGVARATSQAMLVLEAAAYDVVLVETVGVGQSEVTVAGMVDTFLFLTLARTGDQLQGIKKGILEIADVVAVNKADGEHETDARVAARELSGALRMVRGHAEWAPPVVTCSALTGAGVDDVWQRVGAHREHLGVDGLAHKRAGQQLEFTWSLVRDELDQRLRSSPGVAAVRDDVRRAVLSGELPAPLAADRLLAAYDGRTT; from the coding sequence GTGCGAGCACAGCGAGCCTCGAAGCCCGTCGACGTCCCCGCGCTCGTCGCGGGGGTGCGCGCGGGCCAGCGAGCCGCGGTGGCGCGTGCCATCACCCTCGTGGAGTCGTCGCGTCCCGAGCACCGGGTGGCCGCGCGCGAGCTGCTCACCGAGCTCGCGGCGACCGGGCGACCGATGGCGACCCGCGTCGGCATCTCGGGCGTCCCCGGCGTCGGGAAGTCGACGTTCATCGAGGCGCTCGGCACCCGGCTGACCGGTTCGGGCCACCGCGTCGGAGTCCTCGCCGTCGACCCGTCGTCGGTGCGCACCGGCGGCTCGGTGCTCGGCGACAAGACCCGCATGGCGACGCTGTCGGTCGACCCCGACGCCTTCATCCGGCCCTCGCCCTCGGCCGGCACGCTGGGCGGCGTCGCCCGGGCGACGAGCCAGGCGATGCTGGTGCTCGAGGCGGCGGCGTACGACGTCGTGCTCGTCGAGACGGTCGGCGTCGGGCAGTCCGAGGTCACCGTCGCGGGGATGGTCGACACGTTCCTGTTCCTCACCCTCGCCCGCACCGGCGACCAGCTGCAGGGCATCAAGAAGGGCATCCTCGAGATCGCCGACGTGGTGGCGGTCAACAAGGCCGACGGCGAGCACGAGACCGACGCCCGCGTGGCCGCGCGCGAGCTGTCCGGCGCGCTGCGCATGGTCCGCGGGCACGCCGAGTGGGCCCCGCCTGTCGTCACCTGCTCCGCGCTGACCGGTGCCGGGGTCGACGACGTGTGGCAGCGCGTCGGCGCCCACCGCGAGCACCTCGGCGTCGACGGCCTGGCCCACAAGCGCGCCGGGCAGCAGCTCGAGTTCACCTGGTCCCTCGTGCGCGACGAGCTCGACCAGCGGCTGCGCTCCTCACCCGGGGTCGCCGCGGTCCGCGACGACGTACGACGTGCCGTGCTGTCCGGTGAGCTGCCGGCGCCGCTCGCCGCGGACCGGCTCCTCGCGGCGTACGACGGGCGCACGACCTAG
- the scpA gene encoding methylmalonyl-CoA mutase yields MSIPKNFADVSLGSTAREAAGAAGGEPWSSPEGIDVLPVYGPEHLEGLDGLDTWPGLAPFLRGPYPTMYTTQPWTVRQYAGFSTAEESNAFYRRNLAAGQKGLSVAFDLATHRGYDSDHPRVRGDVGMAGVAIDSIYDTRTLFGGIPLDEMSVSMTMNGAVLPVLALYIAAAEEQGVKPEQLAGTIQNDILKEFMVRNTYIYPPSPSMRIISDIFAFTSQKMPRFNSISISGYHIQEAGATADLELAYTLADGVEYIRAGLDTGMTIDQFAPRLSFFWAIGMNFFMEVAKMRAARALWARLVDDFDPQNPKSRSLRTHSQTSGWSLTAQDVFNNVGRTCIEAMAATQGHTQSLHTNALDEAIALPTDFSARIARNTQLLLQQESGTTQVIDPWAGSYYVEKLTHDLAERAWAHIQEAERAGGMAAAIEQGIPKMRIEEAAARTQARIDSGAQKVIGVNTYRLAAEDKLDVLRVDNDDVYRQQVAKLERLRAERDDDAVRRSLDALTASAERGPVGGGSLEGNLLALAVDAARAKATVGEISDALEKVYGRHQAVIRTISGVYRDEAGAAEGSAVAAVLKATEEFEAEEGRRPRILVAKMGQDGHDRGQKVVVTAFADLGFDVDVGPLFSTPEEVAQQAIDADVHIVGVSSLAAGHLTLLPALKQALADQGRPDIMIVIGGVIPPDDVATLREMGAAAVFLPGTVIAESALDLIARLREDPALGG; encoded by the coding sequence ATGAGCATCCCGAAGAACTTCGCCGACGTGAGCCTGGGCTCGACGGCTCGTGAGGCCGCCGGCGCGGCTGGCGGCGAGCCGTGGAGCAGCCCGGAGGGGATCGACGTCCTCCCGGTCTACGGCCCCGAGCACCTCGAGGGCCTCGACGGCCTCGACACGTGGCCGGGCCTCGCGCCGTTCCTGCGCGGCCCCTACCCGACGATGTACACCACCCAGCCGTGGACGGTCCGGCAGTACGCCGGCTTCTCGACCGCCGAGGAGTCCAACGCGTTCTACCGCCGCAACCTCGCGGCGGGCCAGAAGGGCCTGAGCGTCGCCTTCGACCTCGCCACCCACCGCGGCTACGACTCCGACCACCCGCGGGTGCGCGGCGACGTCGGCATGGCGGGTGTGGCGATCGACTCGATCTACGACACCCGCACGCTCTTCGGCGGCATCCCGCTCGACGAGATGTCGGTGTCGATGACGATGAACGGCGCCGTGCTGCCCGTGCTCGCGCTCTACATCGCGGCGGCCGAGGAGCAGGGGGTGAAGCCGGAGCAGCTGGCGGGGACCATCCAGAACGACATCCTCAAGGAGTTCATGGTCCGCAACACCTACATCTACCCGCCGTCGCCGAGCATGCGCATCATCAGCGACATCTTCGCCTTCACCTCGCAGAAGATGCCGCGCTTCAACTCCATCTCGATCTCCGGCTACCACATCCAGGAGGCCGGGGCGACGGCCGACCTCGAGCTGGCGTACACCCTCGCGGACGGCGTGGAGTACATCCGCGCCGGCCTCGACACGGGCATGACCATCGACCAGTTCGCGCCGCGCCTGTCGTTCTTCTGGGCGATCGGCATGAACTTCTTCATGGAGGTCGCGAAGATGCGCGCGGCCCGCGCACTGTGGGCGCGGCTGGTCGACGACTTCGACCCGCAGAACCCCAAGTCGCGGTCGCTGCGCACGCACAGCCAGACCTCGGGCTGGTCGCTGACCGCGCAGGACGTCTTCAACAACGTGGGCCGCACCTGCATCGAGGCGATGGCCGCGACGCAGGGCCACACGCAGTCGCTTCACACCAACGCGCTCGACGAGGCGATCGCGCTCCCGACGGACTTCTCCGCGCGCATCGCCCGCAACACCCAGCTGCTCCTGCAGCAGGAGAGCGGCACCACCCAGGTCATCGACCCGTGGGCCGGCTCCTACTACGTCGAGAAGCTGACCCACGACCTCGCCGAGCGCGCCTGGGCCCACATCCAGGAGGCCGAGCGGGCCGGGGGCATGGCCGCGGCGATCGAGCAGGGCATCCCCAAGATGCGCATCGAGGAGGCGGCCGCCCGCACCCAGGCGCGCATCGACTCGGGCGCGCAGAAGGTCATCGGCGTCAACACCTACCGCCTCGCGGCCGAGGACAAGCTCGACGTGCTGCGCGTCGACAACGACGACGTCTACCGTCAGCAGGTCGCCAAGCTCGAGCGGCTGCGTGCCGAGCGCGACGACGACGCCGTACGCCGCTCGCTGGACGCGCTGACGGCCTCCGCCGAGCGCGGCCCGGTCGGCGGCGGCTCCCTCGAGGGCAACCTCCTCGCGCTGGCCGTCGACGCGGCCCGCGCCAAGGCCACGGTCGGGGAGATCTCCGACGCGCTGGAGAAGGTCTACGGCCGCCACCAGGCCGTGATCCGTACGATCAGCGGCGTGTACCGCGACGAGGCAGGCGCCGCCGAGGGCAGCGCCGTCGCCGCCGTGCTGAAGGCGACCGAGGAGTTCGAGGCCGAGGAGGGGCGCCGCCCGCGCATCCTCGTGGCCAAGATGGGCCAGGACGGCCACGACCGCGGGCAGAAGGTCGTCGTCACCGCCTTCGCCGACCTCGGCTTCGACGTCGACGTGGGGCCGCTGTTCTCCACGCCCGAGGAGGTCGCCCAGCAGGCGATCGACGCCGACGTGCACATCGTCGGCGTCTCCTCGCTGGCCGCCGGCCACCTGACCCTCCTGCCGGCGCTCAAGCAGGCGCTGGCCGACCAGGGCCGGCCCGACATCATGATCGTGATCGGCGGCGTCATCCCGCCCGACGACGTGGCGACGCTGCGGGAGATGGGCGCTGCGGCGGTCTTCCTGCCCGGCACCGTCATCGCGGAGTCGGCCCTCGACCTGATCGCGCGCCTGCGGGAGGACCCCGCCCTCGGTGGCTGA
- a CDS encoding iron chaperone — protein sequence MPKFASVDDYLASLPAEQREVVEEIERRVMLVVPSADRVIRYDMPTWQVDGVSLVHVAAWKQHVSLYPVPPAGDADLDADLAPYAGAKGTLKLPYPDVDYALIERVVRRLLEPHPSK from the coding sequence ATGCCGAAGTTCGCGTCGGTCGACGACTACCTCGCATCGCTGCCCGCTGAACAAAGGGAGGTGGTGGAGGAGATCGAACGACGGGTGATGCTGGTGGTGCCCAGCGCAGATCGCGTGATCCGCTACGACATGCCGACCTGGCAGGTCGACGGCGTTTCCCTCGTCCACGTGGCGGCGTGGAAGCAGCACGTGTCGCTCTATCCCGTGCCACCGGCAGGCGACGCTGACCTGGACGCAGACCTCGCGCCCTACGCCGGAGCGAAAGGCACGCTCAAGCTTCCGTACCCCGATGTCGACTACGCACTGATCGAGCGGGTCGTGCGCCGGCTGCTCGAGCCTCACCCTTCGAAATAG
- a CDS encoding amidohydrolase, with protein MPPELPATHVIAEVVDKYADELVALRRDLHAHPELSWAEERTSEAVVTALEGVGWTVRRPEGGGVLAEIGHSGRLVALRADLDALPVDDLISDPWRSTSPGVAHACGHDVHTAGLVGAGLALAEVSARGLLPGRVRLLFQPAEEVMPGGALQLISAGALEGVSHVFGLHCDPSLDVGRLGLREGPLTGAADALTVRLIGKGGHTSRPHLTEDLTFALGKVITELPAILSRRLDPRAGVSVVWGMVRAGSAHNVIPHGGVVAGTVRMLDAVAWADAEHLIRQLITAIVAPYSVTAEVTYQRGVPPVVNHEESTRLLGTAVESVLGPHGHVSTAQSLGGEDFGWYLDSVPGAMARLGTRTPGGPTYDLHQGNLRIDEAATGIAARVLAEAAVTALND; from the coding sequence ATGCCACCCGAACTCCCTGCCACCCACGTCATCGCCGAGGTCGTCGACAAGTACGCCGACGAGCTCGTCGCGCTCCGCCGCGACCTCCACGCACACCCCGAGCTGAGCTGGGCCGAAGAGCGCACCTCCGAGGCCGTCGTGACCGCGCTGGAGGGGGTCGGCTGGACCGTGCGGCGACCCGAGGGCGGTGGGGTGCTGGCCGAGATCGGCCACAGCGGCCGGCTGGTCGCGCTGCGCGCCGACCTCGACGCGCTGCCGGTGGACGACCTCATCTCGGACCCGTGGCGGAGCACCAGCCCCGGTGTCGCCCACGCCTGTGGCCACGACGTCCACACGGCCGGGCTCGTCGGAGCCGGGCTCGCGCTGGCGGAGGTCTCCGCCCGCGGCCTCCTGCCCGGGCGCGTACGACTGCTGTTCCAGCCCGCCGAGGAGGTGATGCCCGGTGGAGCGCTGCAGCTGATCTCCGCCGGTGCGCTCGAGGGCGTCTCCCACGTCTTCGGCCTGCACTGCGACCCGAGCCTCGACGTAGGCCGCCTCGGCCTGCGTGAGGGCCCGCTCACCGGTGCCGCCGACGCGCTGACCGTGCGGCTGATCGGCAAGGGCGGCCACACCTCGCGGCCGCACCTCACCGAGGACCTGACCTTCGCCCTCGGCAAGGTCATCACCGAGCTCCCCGCGATCCTGAGCCGCCGTCTCGACCCTCGCGCGGGCGTCAGCGTCGTCTGGGGCATGGTGCGCGCGGGCTCCGCCCACAACGTGATCCCGCACGGCGGCGTGGTGGCCGGCACGGTCCGGATGCTCGACGCGGTCGCCTGGGCCGACGCCGAGCACCTGATCCGCCAGCTCATCACCGCCATCGTCGCGCCCTACAGCGTGACCGCCGAGGTGACCTACCAGCGCGGCGTGCCGCCGGTCGTCAACCACGAGGAGTCCACCCGCCTGCTCGGCACCGCGGTCGAGAGCGTCCTCGGCCCGCACGGCCACGTCTCGACCGCCCAGAGCCTGGGCGGCGAGGACTTCGGGTGGTACCTCGACTCCGTCCCCGGGGCGATGGCCCGCCTCGGCACCCGCACGCCCGGCGGACCGACGTACGACCTCCACCAGGGCAACCTCCGCATCGACGAGGCAGCCACCGGCATCGCCGCCCGCGTGCTCGCCGAGGCCGCGGTGACGGCGCTCAACGACTGA
- a CDS encoding succinate dehydrogenase/fumarate reductase iron-sulfur subunit — MAYDLKLRVWRGDIEGGELTDYTVEVSEGEVVLDALHRLQATQTGDLAIRWNCKAGKCGSCSAEINGRPRLLCMTRLSDFEPSETITVTPMRTFPVIRDLVTDVSFNYRKARELPYAELGPRDADGKRRMAQVDVERGQEFRKCIECFLCQDVCHVVRDHEDNKQHFAGPRFFIRYAELDMHPLDTHDRRALAQGAAGLGMCNITKCCTEVCPEGIKITDNAIIPMKERVVDRKYDPLVWLGNKIGIRNKDNEGRAEV, encoded by the coding sequence ATGGCCTACGACCTGAAGCTGCGTGTCTGGCGCGGAGACATCGAGGGCGGTGAGCTCACCGACTACACCGTCGAGGTGTCCGAGGGCGAGGTCGTGCTCGACGCGCTCCACCGGCTCCAGGCGACCCAGACCGGCGACCTCGCGATCCGGTGGAACTGCAAGGCCGGCAAGTGCGGCTCGTGCAGCGCGGAGATCAACGGCCGTCCACGACTGCTCTGCATGACGCGGCTCTCCGACTTCGAGCCGTCCGAGACGATCACGGTCACGCCGATGCGGACGTTCCCGGTGATCCGCGACCTCGTCACCGACGTGTCGTTCAACTACCGAAAGGCCCGCGAGCTGCCGTACGCCGAGCTGGGCCCCCGCGACGCCGACGGCAAGCGGCGGATGGCCCAGGTCGACGTCGAGCGGGGCCAGGAGTTCCGCAAGTGCATCGAGTGCTTCCTGTGCCAGGACGTCTGCCACGTCGTGCGTGACCACGAGGACAACAAGCAGCACTTCGCCGGACCGCGCTTCTTCATCCGCTACGCCGAGCTCGACATGCACCCGCTCGACACCCACGACCGTCGGGCGCTCGCCCAGGGTGCGGCCGGCCTCGGGATGTGCAACATCACCAAGTGCTGCACCGAGGTCTGCCCCGAGGGGATCAAGATCACCGACAACGCGATCATCCCGATGAAGGAGCGCGTGGTTGACCGCAAGTACGACCCGCTCGTGTGGCTCGGCAACAAGATCGGGATCCGCAACAAGGACAACGAGGGCCGCGCGGAGGTCTGA
- a CDS encoding methylmalonyl-CoA mutase family protein, translated as MTDLPGGLPGGLDGGLDEPEELQPAEGSLRLVGDGDVYDVAAWEAATAAVLRKARRLGDDAPDSDVWAALSRTTLDGIDVAPIGQPSDLQGRTTSGRPARRGAWDVRTQVEVADAKAANEAVLQDLENGATSLALHLSEETEHDWATLLDGVLLDLAPVVLDRPSTEQVEAFADFLEGAEGALHPATNLSFDLQTIEMLPHRLREDGVTARDLFAPVARRGFQLGVRALVVDGTALHDEGASDAQELGWAIATGVAYLRLLADEGFSAEHGARLIEFRLAATDEQFPTIAKLRAARRLWARVLEASGATGEMALHAVTSRPMTSKQDPWVNMLRGTIAAFAAGVGGADAVTVVPFDERLGMPDAFGRRIARNTSSLLIEESHVAAVADPGGGSYAVEKLTDDLAVAGWAELGRIEAAGGALADEARSGVKERSRAVRAERDAQVADRSRPLTGVSEFPNLGEVLPEREDLPFRYARHYDWAFQDMRTEPASSPVFLATMGPIAAHTARATFATNLFAAGGVAVEAAGATPDVDAVTAAYAGQSVVCLAGTDAAYAAWGGDLVTALRAAGASYVVLAGKPGERTVTDVDDSCAVGVDALGFLGRIREELAR; from the coding sequence ATGACCGACCTCCCTGGTGGCCTCCCTGGTGGCCTCGACGGCGGACTCGACGAGCCCGAGGAGCTGCAGCCCGCGGAGGGCTCCCTCCGGCTCGTCGGCGACGGCGACGTGTACGACGTAGCGGCGTGGGAGGCGGCCACGGCCGCCGTGCTGCGCAAGGCCCGCCGCCTCGGCGACGACGCGCCCGACTCCGACGTCTGGGCGGCCCTGAGCCGCACGACGCTCGACGGCATCGACGTCGCTCCGATCGGGCAGCCCTCCGACCTCCAGGGACGCACGACAAGCGGGCGGCCGGCGCGCCGTGGCGCGTGGGACGTGCGGACGCAGGTCGAGGTCGCCGATGCGAAGGCCGCCAACGAGGCGGTGCTGCAGGACCTCGAGAACGGCGCAACCTCGCTCGCGCTGCACCTCTCCGAGGAGACGGAGCACGACTGGGCCACGCTGCTCGACGGTGTGCTGCTCGACCTGGCGCCCGTCGTCCTCGACCGTCCCTCGACCGAGCAGGTGGAGGCGTTCGCCGACTTCCTGGAGGGAGCGGAGGGTGCGCTGCACCCCGCCACGAACCTCTCCTTCGACCTGCAGACCATCGAGATGCTGCCGCACCGCCTGCGCGAGGACGGCGTGACGGCCCGCGACCTGTTCGCGCCGGTCGCCCGTCGCGGCTTCCAGCTCGGCGTCCGCGCGCTGGTGGTCGACGGCACGGCGCTGCACGACGAGGGTGCGAGCGACGCCCAGGAGCTGGGCTGGGCCATCGCGACCGGCGTCGCCTACCTCCGCCTCCTCGCCGACGAGGGTTTCTCCGCCGAGCACGGCGCGCGGCTGATCGAGTTCCGCCTCGCGGCCACCGACGAGCAGTTCCCGACCATCGCCAAGCTGCGCGCGGCCCGCCGGCTGTGGGCCCGCGTGCTCGAGGCATCCGGTGCCACCGGCGAGATGGCGCTGCACGCGGTCACCAGCCGGCCGATGACCAGCAAGCAGGATCCCTGGGTCAACATGCTGCGCGGCACGATCGCCGCCTTCGCCGCCGGGGTCGGCGGCGCCGACGCGGTGACGGTCGTCCCGTTCGACGAGCGGCTCGGCATGCCCGACGCGTTCGGCCGCCGGATCGCCCGCAACACCTCCTCGCTCCTGATCGAGGAGTCGCACGTCGCCGCGGTCGCCGACCCGGGCGGTGGCTCCTACGCCGTGGAGAAGCTCACCGACGACCTCGCTGTCGCCGGCTGGGCCGAGCTCGGACGGATCGAGGCCGCCGGCGGGGCTCTCGCCGACGAGGCCCGCTCCGGGGTGAAGGAGCGCTCCAGGGCCGTGCGCGCCGAGCGCGACGCCCAGGTCGCCGACCGGTCCCGCCCGCTCACCGGCGTCTCGGAGTTCCCGAACCTCGGCGAGGTGCTGCCCGAGCGCGAGGACCTCCCGTTCCGCTACGCCCGCCACTACGACTGGGCCTTCCAGGACATGCGGACCGAGCCCGCCTCGAGCCCGGTCTTCCTCGCCACGATGGGCCCGATCGCCGCCCACACCGCCCGCGCCACCTTCGCCACCAACCTGTTCGCCGCCGGCGGCGTCGCCGTCGAGGCCGCCGGAGCGACGCCCGACGTTGACGCGGTCACGGCGGCCTACGCGGGCCAGTCCGTTGTCTGCCTCGCGGGCACCGACGCCGCCTACGCCGCGTGGGGCGGCGACCTCGTGACGGCGCTGCGCGCGGCAGGGGCGTCGTACGTCGTCCTGGCCGGCAAGCCGGGGGAGCGGACCGTCACCGACGTGGACGACTCGTGTGCCGTGGGAGTCGATGCGCTCGGCTTCCTCGGCCGGATCCGAGAGGAGCTCGCCCGATGA
- a CDS encoding fumarate reductase/succinate dehydrogenase flavoprotein subunit, with protein MTSERHPMTGNEMSYYAEGGIERHQYDVVVVGAGGAGLRAAIAAHEAGAETAIVCKSLLGKAHTVMAEGGIAAAMGNRWPEDNWEVHFRDTMRGGKMLNHWRMAQLHAQEAPERVMELEDWGALFDRTEDGLISQRDFGGHKYARLAHVGDRTGLEMIRTLQQRAVQVGIDVFMECTVTDLLKDDAGALSGVFGYWRETGRFVTIEAPAVVLATGGIGKSFKVTSNSWEYTGDGHALALRAGASLINMEFVQFHPTGMVWPPSVKGLLVTESVRGDGGILKNSEGKRFMFDYIPDFFKAETADTEEEADRWYDDKKNNRRPPELLPRDEVARAINSEIKAGRGSPHGGIYLDIASRRDPDFIRKRLPSMYHQFKELADVDITQEPMEIGPTCHYVMGGIEVDPDTELSSVTGLYAVGECSGGMHGSNRLGGNSLSDLLVFGRRAGEAAAAYVTGLAQRPVITDESVRAGEWSALTPFQVEGGDNPYTIQQELQQTMNDLVGIIRTAEELEQALVRIEELKQRAQQMSVEGHRQYNPGWHLALDLRNMLIVSESIAKAALARQESRGGHTRDDFPATDHEAWGHKNLVVRLDEAGTGVTLAEQALPEMPDELKTYFEET; from the coding sequence ATGACGAGTGAGCGGCATCCGATGACCGGCAACGAGATGTCCTACTACGCCGAGGGCGGCATCGAGCGCCACCAGTACGACGTGGTGGTGGTCGGCGCCGGCGGGGCGGGCCTGCGGGCCGCGATCGCCGCGCACGAGGCGGGCGCGGAGACCGCGATCGTGTGCAAGTCGCTGCTCGGCAAGGCGCACACGGTGATGGCCGAGGGTGGCATCGCCGCGGCGATGGGCAACCGGTGGCCCGAGGACAACTGGGAGGTCCACTTCCGCGACACCATGCGCGGCGGGAAGATGCTCAACCACTGGCGGATGGCGCAGCTCCACGCCCAGGAGGCGCCCGAGCGGGTGATGGAGCTCGAGGACTGGGGCGCCCTCTTCGACCGGACCGAGGACGGGCTGATCAGCCAGCGCGACTTCGGCGGCCACAAGTACGCCCGCCTCGCCCACGTCGGCGACCGCACCGGCCTCGAGATGATCCGCACGCTGCAGCAGCGCGCGGTGCAGGTCGGGATCGACGTCTTCATGGAGTGCACCGTCACCGACCTGCTGAAGGACGATGCCGGCGCCCTGTCCGGAGTCTTCGGCTACTGGCGCGAGACCGGTCGCTTCGTGACGATCGAGGCCCCGGCGGTCGTGCTGGCCACCGGCGGGATCGGCAAGTCGTTCAAGGTCACGTCCAACTCGTGGGAGTACACCGGCGACGGCCACGCGCTGGCGCTGCGGGCCGGCGCTTCCCTGATCAACATGGAGTTCGTGCAGTTCCACCCGACCGGCATGGTCTGGCCGCCCTCGGTGAAGGGGCTGCTGGTCACGGAGTCGGTGCGCGGCGACGGCGGCATCCTGAAGAACTCCGAGGGCAAGCGGTTCATGTTCGACTACATCCCCGACTTCTTCAAGGCGGAGACCGCCGACACGGAGGAGGAGGCGGACCGCTGGTACGACGACAAGAAGAACAACCGCCGCCCACCCGAGCTGCTGCCGCGCGACGAGGTCGCGCGGGCCATCAACTCCGAGATCAAGGCGGGTCGTGGATCACCGCACGGCGGGATCTACCTCGACATCGCCTCGCGTCGCGATCCCGACTTCATCCGCAAGCGGCTGCCGTCGATGTACCACCAGTTCAAGGAGCTCGCGGACGTCGACATCACCCAGGAGCCGATGGAGATCGGACCCACCTGCCACTACGTGATGGGTGGCATCGAGGTCGACCCCGACACCGAGCTCAGCTCCGTCACCGGCCTCTACGCGGTCGGGGAGTGCTCGGGCGGGATGCACGGCTCCAACCGGCTGGGCGGCAACAGCCTCTCCGACCTGCTGGTCTTCGGCCGGCGCGCCGGCGAGGCGGCAGCGGCGTACGTCACCGGCCTGGCGCAGCGGCCCGTCATCACCGACGAGTCGGTCCGCGCCGGCGAGTGGTCGGCGCTGACGCCGTTCCAGGTCGAGGGTGGCGACAACCCCTACACGATCCAGCAGGAGCTCCAGCAGACGATGAACGACCTGGTCGGCATCATCCGCACCGCCGAGGAGCTCGAGCAGGCGCTGGTGCGGATCGAGGAGCTCAAGCAGCGGGCGCAGCAGATGTCGGTGGAGGGCCACCGCCAGTACAACCCCGGCTGGCACCTCGCCCTCGACCTGCGCAACATGCTGATCGTCTCGGAGTCGATCGCCAAGGCGGCGCTCGCCCGCCAGGAGTCCCGCGGGGGCCACACGCGCGACGACTTCCCCGCGACCGACCACGAGGCGTGGGGCCACAAGAACCTCGTCGTCCGTCTCGACGAGGCCGGCACCGGCGTGACCCTCGCCGAGCAGGCGCTGCCCGAGATGCCCGACGAGCTCAAGACGTACTTCGAGGAGACCTGA